From Candoia aspera isolate rCanAsp1 chromosome 4, rCanAsp1.hap2, whole genome shotgun sequence, a single genomic window includes:
- the LOC134496316 gene encoding receptor activity-modifying protein 1-like, whose amino-acid sequence SPGCTGQMHSDLDDGVSYLYLDEEESFEEEDQAIACDEIYYDQIALYCWPRFHATITTTAESTRCLWKTIGSIYGELVICTGLLAEIMDCPVSSPTLDAFFGRIHTEYFANCSSPTRTLVLQAPVGTVITLASLLVCLVPLSVALMLCKV is encoded by the exons tctccaggGTGTACGGGGCAGATGCACAGTGACCTGGATGATGGCG TCTCCTATCTGTACCTGGATGAAGAAG AATCTTTTGAAGAAGAAGACCAAGCCATTGCCTGTGATGAAATCTACTATGATCAGATAGCCTTGTATTGCTGGCCCAGGTTTCATGCCACCATCACAACTACAGCTGAAAGTACTCGTTGCCTCTGGAAAACGATTGGCAG CATATATGGTGAACTTGTCATTTGCACTGGACTACTGGCTGAAATTATGGATTGCCCTGTGTCCAGCCCCACCCTGGATGCCTTCTTTGGGAGAATCCACACTGAGTACTTTGCCAACTGCTCCTCGCCTACCAGGACCCTTGTCCTTCAGGCACCAGTAGGAACAGTCATCACTTTGGCTTCCTTGCTTGTCTGCTTGGTACCCCTCTCTGTTGCTCTTATGCTCTGCAAGGTTTGA